Proteins encoded within one genomic window of Vanrija pseudolonga chromosome 3, complete sequence:
- the SPBC1773.03c_0 gene encoding putative aminotransferasec, with amino-acid sequence MAPIAVDTPKLGLARPLKPESSRTKAVMYRTVDPSPVAVKTDNIYVTFEDGSVVIDAMGGAAVSILGFGNQTVIQAVKDEMDRCGYIYAGFYSNSASERLASFLIDHSEGDFAGVNFVGGGSECIESCLKLAKQYWWEKGNTTKRRFIGRKMSYHGNTIAALSVGWHPIKRLPFASLVNEDMFSWVSAAHYVHDGQPGESEADYATRLADELDAEIRRLGPETVAAFVFEPMVATSIGAALPPKTYFTKIKAVCDKHDVLLVCDEIMCGMWRTGKMFTYWRIGEGVKPDLVATAKALGGGYVPIAAVFASPKIMDAIHNGSGIWNNGFTYTSFGVSSAGALAVQKILVEGNYTDKIYALEKQIGATLRRELAGLDDFVADIRGLGLMWAVEVKAPGQKDFKPRLGARVQQRALELGITVLGMAGVREDGDGDIAMICPPAICTEEQMDTICTILAQAVKDVRAEVGAEGLAEVGAA; translated from the exons ATGGCCCCTATTGCTGTCGACACAcccaagctcggcctcgcccggCCCCTCAAGCCCGAGAGCTCGAGGACCAAGGCGGTCATGTACCG CACGGTCGACCCGTCGCCCGTTGCAGTCAAGACCGACAACATCTACGTCACCTTTGAGGATGGCAGTGTTGTCATCGATGCCATGGGTGGGGCAGCCGTGTCCATCCTTGGCTTTGGCAACCAGACGGTCATCCAGGCGGTCAAGGACGAGATGGACCGGTGTGGTTACATCTACGCCGGGTTCTACTCCAACTCGGCGTCCGAGAGGCTC GCCTCCTTCCTCATCGACCACAGCGAGGGCGACTTTGCCGGCGTCAACTTTGTCGGCGGTGGCTCCGAGTGTATCGAATCGTGTCTCAAGCTCGCAAAGCAGTACTGGTGGGAGAAGGGGAACACGACCAAGCGGCGCTTCATCGGTCGCAAGATGAGCTACCACGGGAACACAATTGCGGCGCTGTCCGTCGGCTGGCATCCGATCAAGCGGCTGCCGTTCGCGTCGCTTGTCAACGAGGACATGTTCTCCTGGGTGTCGGCTGCGCACTACGTGCACGACGGGCAACCTGGCGAGTCCGAGGCGGACTATGCGACTCGactggccgacgagctggatgCCGAGATTCGGCGTCTTGGGCCCGAGACTGTCGCGGCGTTTGTGTTCGAGCCGATGGTTGCGACGTCGATCGGTGCGGCGCTCCCGCCGAAGACCTACTTTACCAAAATCAAGGCGGTGTGTGACAAGCACGACGTGTTGTTGGTGTGTGACGAGAT AATGTGCGGCATGTGGCGCACCGGCAAGATGTTCACCTACTGGCGCATCGGCGAAGGTGTCAAGCCCGACCTTGTCGCGacggccaaggcgctcggcggAGGCTACGTGCCCATTGCCGCGGTG tTCGCCTCGCCCAAGATCATGGACGCGATTCACAACGGCAGCGGGATCTGGAACAATGGCTTCACGTATACGTCGTTtggcgtgtcgtcggctggTGCACTCGCCGTGCAAAAgatcctcgtcgagggcaaCTACACGGACAAGATTTACGCGCTAGAGAAGCAGATTGGCGCGACTCTtcgccgcgagctcgccgggcTGGACGACTTTGTCGCCGACATCCGAGGCCTCGGCCTGATGTgggccgtcgaggtcaaggcaCCTGGGCAAAAGGACTTTAAgccgcgtctcggcgcccgTGTCCAGCAGCGtgcccttgagctcggtATCACGGTGCTTGGCATGGCCGGCGTGCGtgaggatggcgacggcgacattgCTATGATCTGCCCGCCGGCAATCTGCACCGAGGAGCAGATGGACACGATTTGTACGATCCTGGCGCAGGCGGTCAAGGATGTGCGCGCGGAGGTGGGCGCGGAGGGCCTTGCAGAagtgggcgcggcgtga